The Populus trichocarpa isolate Nisqually-1 chromosome 2, P.trichocarpa_v4.1, whole genome shotgun sequence genome has a window encoding:
- the LOC7463211 gene encoding inactive TPR repeat-containing thioredoxin TTL3: MAEITTYSMEHGLGCGPEWRAFLRRHFWPRKTSVHSLPAESTNNILGLPSIANNSERQRSKPQPVVLDSSNLPKSSPQVEKKQKSLHRSRPSTFHQNKEGSSSGGIKVSQTNKTNLRRDSNNDSRELGRIVITNHQKSNDNKVLVRATSGNVMLRGHLGNLRQSGNGNFIGNDSPNATVRTVDYLHKNLQEANLSSRPRNCYSKLGSNSVMGNIVRQPSGEFRQGQGLITSMDPEVLKNKGNERYRQGRYEQALVWYDRAISLDSNKATYRSNRSAALIGLGRLTEAVVECKEAIRLDPSYQRAHYRLATLYFRLGETEKALYHYKQSGPNTDSKEVAQAQALQMHLNRCTEARKLKEWNRLLKETGRSISSGADSAPQVYAMQAEALLRLHRHQEAYTAYQKGPNFSVDFYTKLFGLTVAPYILMIGAQIYMAAGRFEDAMATAQQAARLDLRNGEVSNVVKSVRAVASARLSGNSLFKASKFTEACIAYSEGLEYDAYNSILLCNRAACRSKLGQYEKAVEDCTVALSVQPNYSKARLRRAHCNAELGRWEASIQDFEMLIRESPADEEVGRALLDSQVQLKKQRGEDTKDLKYGSKF; this comes from the exons ATGGCAGAAATCACAACATACTCGATGGAGCACGGATTAGGCTGTGGCCCAGAATGGAGAGCTTTCCTACGCCGGCATTTCTGGCCGAGAAAAACATCAGTGCATTCACTGCCTGCAGAAAGCACCAACAATATCCTCGGCCTGCCCAGTATTGCTAATAATTCAGAGAGACAGCGAAGCAAACCCCAGCCTGTCGTCCTTGATTCCTCCAATTTGCCCAAGTCTTCCCCACAAGTAGAAAAGAAACAGAAGAGTTTGCATCGTTCAAGGCCTTCGacttttcatcaaaacaaaGAAGGTTCAAGTTCGGGCGGGATCAAAGTGTCCCAAACCAATAAGACTAATCTAAGAAGGGACTCCAACAATGATTCCAGAGAGCTTGGCAGGATTGTCATAACTAATCATCAAAAGTCCAATGACAACAAGGTTCTTGTTCGAGCCACTTCTGGCAATGTAATGTTGCGAGGTCATCTGGGCAACCTAAGACAGTCAGGGAATGGGAATTTTATAGGGAATGATAGTCCTAATGCTACTGTTAGGACTGTGGATTACCTTCACAAGAACCTTCAAGAGGCAAATTTATCGTCTAGACCCAGAAATTGCTACAGTAAACTTGGCAGTAATAGTGTTATGGGGAACATTGTGAGGCAGCCTAGTGGTGAATTTCGGCAGGGACAAGGTCTGATAACCAGCATGGATCCTGAAGTTTTAAAGAATAAGGGAAATGAGAGGTACAGGCAGGGAAGATATGAACAGGCCTTGGTTTGGTATGATCGTGCAATTTCTCTTGATTCAAATAAGGCAACATATAGAAGTAATAGAAGTGCAGCTTTGATAGGATTAGGCCGTCTTACAGAAGCTGTTGTTGAGTGCAAAGAAGCTATCAGGCTCGATCCTTCTTATCAAAGAGCCCATTACCGTTTGGCAACATTATATTTCAG ACTGGGAGAAACAGAGAAAGCTCTGTATCACTACAAACAGTCAGGCCCCAATACTGACTCCAAGGAAGTTGCTCAAGCTCAGGCACTTCAAATGCACCTGAACAGGTGCACTGAAGCTCGAAAACTAAAAGAATGGAATAGATTGCTGAAGGAGACTGGGCGCTCAATTTCCTCGGGTGCTGATTCAGCTCCACAG GTTTATGCTATGCAAGCCGAGGCACTATTGAGGCTCCACAGGCATCAAGAAGCCTACACGGCCTACCAAAAGGGACCGAATTTTTCTGTTGACTTTTATACCAAGTTATTTGGTCTGACTGTAGCACCTTATATCTTAATGATCGGGGCACAGATTTACATGGCTGCGGGCAG GTTTGAAGACGCTATGGCTACAGCTCAGCAAGCAGCTCGACTCGATCTCAGGAACGGGGAGGTTAGCAATGTGGTAAAGAGTGTCAGAGCAGTAGCATCTGCTAGATTGAGTGGCAACTCGTTATTCAAGGCATCAAAATTCACCGAGGCATGTATCGCATATAGTGAAGGCCTAGAATACGACGCTTACAACTCAATTTTGCTCTGCAACCGAGCAGCCTGTAGGTCCAAGCTTGGCCAATATGAAAAGGCTGTAGAAGACTGCACTGTGGCTCTCAGTGTGCAGCCTAATTATAGCAAGGCCAGGCTAAGAAGGGCGCACTGCAATGCCGAG